GTCAATGCGGGTTCCGGCCGCCGCTCGAGGACGATGCCTTTGCGGCTGCTTGATACGCAAGCGCGTCAGGCGGCGCGGACCGCGTTCAGGAATCGGCCGACCTCGAGCTTGAGACGGTTGCTGTCACCCGACAGCGTCTGCGCCGCCGACAGCACCTGGCTCGAGGCCGAGCCGGTTTCGGTCGCGCCGTGCTGCACGTCGGTGATGTTGGCCGAGACCTGCTGGGTGCCCTGCGCCGCCTCCTGCACGTTGCGGGAAATCTCCTGCGTCGCGGCGCCCTGCTCTTCGACCGCGGCCGCGATCGTGGACGAAATCTCCGACAGGCGCTCGATGGTCGAAGAGATTTCCTTGATCGCGCCGACCGACTCCTGCGTCGCGGCCTGGATGCCGGAAATCTGCTGGCTGATCTCGCCGGTCGCCTTCGCGGTCTGCTCGGCCAGGGCCTTGACCTCGGAGGCCACGACCGCAAAGCCGCGGCCCGCCTCGCCGGCGCGTGCCGCCTCGATGGTGGCGTTCAGCGCGAGCAGGTTGGTCTGGCCGGCAATGGTGTTGATGAGCTCGACCACGTCGCCGATCCGCGCGGCCGCCTTCGACAACTCGCTGACGCGGTCATTGGTGGTGCGCGCTTGACCGACGGCGTCATTGGCCATCCGCGCCGACTCCTGCACCTGGCGACTGATTTCGGTCACCGACGACGACAGCTCCTCGGTCGCAGAGGCCACAGACTGCACGTTGGCGGACGCTTCTTCGGAGGCCGCGGCGACCGTGGTGGTCAGTTCCTGCGAACGCGTGGCCGTCGCCGACAGCGTGCCGGCCGAGGCTTCGAGCTGGGTCGAGGCCGACGACACGGTCTGCACGATCTCGCCGATCATCTGCTCGAAGTTGCGGGTGATGGCATCGACCCGGCGGCCGCGCTCGATCTTGGCTTCCGCGTCCGCCGCGGCGGTCTCGTCGGCGGCCTTCTTGGCGATCAGGACTTCCTTGAACACCTGCAACGTATCGGCCATCGTGCCGATCTCGGTCTTCTCGCCCTGATGGGGAACGACCACGGTCAGGTCACCGCGTCCGAGCGCCTGCATCGGCGCGACGATCGAGGCGATGCCGGCCGAGACGTCACGAACGAGGTAGAAGCTGACGCCGACGCCGATCAGGACGGCGACGCCGAGAATGACCGCAAGCACGATGAAGGCCGAATTGTAATTGTCGGCAGCATCCTGCGCAGCCTTGTCGGCGCCGGCGTTGTTGAGTGCGATGTCCTTGCGCAGGATCTCGTCGGCCTCGAGGCCGATATTGTTCACGACCTTGGTGTTGAGCTGATGCGCTTCTTGCGGGAGCTTGCCGGCTTCCTTGCGCGACAAGGCCAGCACGTCCTCGGTCCCCTTCTGGTACCTGTCCCAGGTCTCGGACCACTGCTTGTAGAGCGCGCGCTCCTCCGCCGAAGCGATCATCGGCTCGTAGGTCGCCCGCACCTTGCTGTTGGCCTCGACCACGCCGGCGAGCGTCTTCTCGGCCGCCAGCTTCTCTTCAAGAGTCTCGGCGAGCATGTGCTCGCGGGTCACGTTGCGATAGGTGATGACGCCGGCGCGCAGCTCGCCGAGGACGCGCACGCTCGGCAGCCAGTTGGTCGTGATGTCGACCGTATTGGCGTTGATCGCCTGCATATCCTTGACGGCAAGCAGCCCCATGCCCGCCATCGCGACAAGCAGGAACGCCACCACGGAAATGATCTTGGCGCGAATCGAGAGTTTGGCGAACATCGTGATGTCTCTGGCTGGTGGGCGCGGCCCTGGCGGGAATCAAATGGCGACGCGACGGACGCCGCAGGCGTCAAAGCCTGCGCCGTTCCTTTGGTTGGGTTAATTTGAAACTCCGTTGAACTACGCACCCGCGAATTGCCGCCCGTGACGGCATGGGCGAGGCGCGCTCAGCGCATCAGGGCGAGCGCGTCCGAGAAGAATTCCGGTCCGCCGAAATTGCCCGATTTCAGGGCAAGCAGCATGTCGCCGCTGCTGATTCCGACGGCACGCAAGACCGGAACGCCGGCGGCGATTTCCGCACCGACGAGGAAGCCGGGGATGCGCAGGCGATCGACCACGGCGCCTGACGTTTCACCACCGGCCACCACCAGCCGGCGTACGCCCGCCCGCACCAGGCCTTCGGCGATGTCGGCCATCGCCTGCTCGATGGCATGTCCGGCTGCGTCGCGGCCATGACGGGATTGGAGAGCTGCGACCTCGTCGGGGGTCACGCTGCTCGCGATCAGGATCGGGCCGTCGCCGATCCGATCCTTTGCCCAGGCCAGCGCGCGCTGCGCCTCGTCCTTGCCGGTGACCACCCGCTCGGGATCGAGATGCAGCACCGGCATCACCTTCTCGGCGTTCGCGATCTGCTGCAGGGTCGCCTGCGAACAACTGCCGGCGAGACAGGCCGCCGGCCCGCCGACTGCAGCATCGGGCATCGCGCTCGAGGCATCCGGTTTCACTATCCCGGCCGCGACCAGCGCCCGCGCCAATCCGAGGCCGATGCCGGAGGCGCCGACCGAGACACGATGGTCGAGCGCCACCTGCCCGATCGTTTCGAGGTCGCGGTCGAACACCGCGTCGACGATCGCAGCGCCAATGCCCCTGGCGGTGAGATCGGCGAGCTTTGCCCTGACGGCCCCGATGCCACGGGTCAGCGTCGCGAGATCGACCAATCCCACCTTCGTCCTGCTCTGGCGCGCCAGCACCCGCACCAGGTTGGAATCGTGCATCGGATTGAGCGGGTGATCCTTCAGCGGACTCTCGTTCAGCGGCACCGAGCCGACGAACAGATTGCCCTGATAGACGGTGCGGCCGGTCTCAGGGAACGCCGGCGTCACCAGCACGATGGTATCGCCGGAATCCGCGCGCAGCGCGTCCATCACCGGACCGATATTGCCGGCGTCGGTGGAATCGAAGGTCGAGCAGATCTTGAACAAAATATGAGCAGCGCCGCGGCCGCGCAGCCATGTCTCCGTCGCGCGCGAGCGCGATACCGCGAGATCAGCCTCGATCGAGCGGCTCTTCAGCGACACCACGACGGCGTCGACCTCGGGCAGCGCGAGATCGCCGGCGGGGACGCCGATGGTCTGCACGGTGCGCAGGCCGGCGCGGGTCAGCGTGTTGGCGAGGTCGGAGGCGCCGGTATAGTCGTCGGCGATGCAGCCAAGAGACAGTTTCGCTGCTGGTGTCACGGCTTCACTCCGGCGTAGGGCTTGAACCAGGCGAGACCGTCCGTGGTCTTGCCGCGCGGATTGTATTCGCAGCCGACGAAGCCGTCATAGCCGAGCCGGTCGAGCTCGCCGAACAGGAACGGATAGTTCAGCTCCTCTCCGTCGGGCTCGTTGCGCGAGGGGATCGATGCGATCTGGATGTGGCCGATGACAGGCATCATCTCGCGCAGCCGCATCGTCACGTCGCCATGGATGATCTGGCAGTGATAGATGTCGAATTGCAGCTTGAGGTTCGGAAGCTTCAGCTCGTTGATCAGGTCGTGGGCAAAGTTGAAGTTGTTGAGGAAGTAGCCGGGCACGTTGCGCGGATTGATCGGCTCGATCACGACGTCGCGGCCGTGCGGCGCGAAGAACTCCGCGGCGTAGGCGACAGATTTGTAAAAGGCTTCCACCGCGTGCCGGTCACCACGGTCTGCGATCCCTGCCATCAGATGCAGCCACTTCACCCCGGTCGCCTGCGCATAGGGCAGCGCGGTCTCCAGGCTCCGCTGCAGATCGGCAAAGCGATCAGGCAGCGCGGCGAACCCCTTCTCGCCGGCATTCCAGTCGCCCGGCGGCAGATTGAACAGCGCCTGTGTCAGCCCGGCGGCCTTCAGCCGTTTGCCGACCTCGTCGGCCGGATGGTCGTAAGGAAACAGGAACTCGACCGCAGTGAAGCCGGCTTTCGCCGCCGCCTCGAAGCGGTCAAGGAACGGGACCTCGTTGAACATCATGGAGAGATTGGCGGCAAAGCGGGGCATCTGGAGGTCCTCTTATTTCTTGCCGGGCAGTTTGGTACCGGTGACCTGCGCATACATCCGCGCCACCGACGCATCGTCGTCACGGCCCATGCCGGCGGCCGCCGTCATCAGGAACATCTGCAGCGCCGCGGCCGAGACCGGCACCGGGAAGCGCGCGTTGCGCGCCATGTCCTGGATGATGCCGAGATCCTTGACGAAAATCTCCACCGCGCTGCGCGGGGTGTAGTCGCCCTCGAGCACGTGCGGCATCCGATTCTCGAACATCCAGGAATTGCCGGCGGAGGCCGTGATCACCTCGTAGACTTTCCGGATATCGAGGCCCTGCTTGGCCGCGAACGCGATCGCTTCCGAGGCAGCGGCGATATGCACGCCGGCGAGCAGCTGATTGATCATCTTGAACGCGGCGCCCTGCCCCGCGGCATCACCAAGCTCGTAGAGCTTCGCCGCCATCGCATCCAGCGCCGGCCGCGCTTTTGCAAATGCCGCGGCGCTGCCCGAGGCAAGGATGGTCAGCTCGCCCTGCGCCGCGCGCTGGGCGCCGCCGGAGATCGGCGCGTCCAGATAGTGCCGGCCGCTCGCCTCGAGCTGCTTGGCGAGGCGCCGCGCGATATCAGGGTCCATGGTGGCCGACGACACGAACACCGCGCCCTTGGGCAGCGTCTCGGCGACGCCCCCTGCGCCGAACAGGATGGCCTCGGTCTGCGCCGCGTTGACGACGACGCTGACCGCGATATCGGCATCCTTCGCGGCCTCCGCCGGCGTCTTGGCGCCCTTGCCGCCGTCGGCAACGAACCGCCCGACCGCATCCGCCGAAACGTCGCAGCCGGTGACGTCAAAGCCGGCGCGCCTGAGCGAGGTCGCCATGCCGAAACCCATCGAACCGAGCCCGATGACGGCGACGCGCGGTTTGGCGGAACTGGACATGCGGCGATCCCTCGAATGTTTCCCTGTTTGAGCATGATCTCTCCGGAAAACCGGCTGCCACTTTGCGCTAGCGCGGCCCTCCGGGTCCGGATCATGCCCGTTATTGCCTGCCTATCACGGCTTGGCCGCGCTGCCAAAGCATGAGACAAGGCGAAAATACGGGAGGCTCGCGTGTCATGAGCGAAACAAAGCTTCGTGAGGACATCTGCCGCTTCGGCCGCTCGCTGTTCGAGCGCGGGCTGACGCCGGGCTCCTCGGGCAATATCAGCGTCCGGCTCGATGACGGCGGCTGGCTGGTGACGCCGACCAATGCCTCACTCGGCTTCCTCGACCCGGCAAAAATGTCGCGGCTCGCGGCCGACGGCCGGCTGGTCTCCGGCGATGCCCCGACCAAGGAAGTGCCGCTGCACACCGCGCTGTACCAGACGCGCACCGCGGCACGCGCCGTGGTGCACCTGCACTCCACTCATTCGGTGGCGCTCTCGATGCTGCCCGAAATCGACCCGCGCGCCGCGCTGCCGCCGATGACGGCCTATTACGTCATGAAATGCGGCCAGACCGCGCTGGTGCCGTACTATCGGCCGGGGGACCCCGCCGTTGCG
The DNA window shown above is from Bradyrhizobium sp. ISRA464 and carries:
- the ltnD gene encoding L-threonate dehydrogenase, translating into MSSSAKPRVAVIGLGSMGFGMATSLRRAGFDVTGCDVSADAVGRFVADGGKGAKTPAEAAKDADIAVSVVVNAAQTEAILFGAGGVAETLPKGAVFVSSATMDPDIARRLAKQLEASGRHYLDAPISGGAQRAAQGELTILASGSAAAFAKARPALDAMAAKLYELGDAAGQGAAFKMINQLLAGVHIAAASEAIAFAAKQGLDIRKVYEVITASAGNSWMFENRMPHVLEGDYTPRSAVEIFVKDLGIIQDMARNARFPVPVSAAALQMFLMTAAAGMGRDDDASVARMYAQVTGTKLPGKK
- the otnK gene encoding 3-oxo-tetronate kinase, with product MTPAAKLSLGCIADDYTGASDLANTLTRAGLRTVQTIGVPAGDLALPEVDAVVVSLKSRSIEADLAVSRSRATETWLRGRGAAHILFKICSTFDSTDAGNIGPVMDALRADSGDTIVLVTPAFPETGRTVYQGNLFVGSVPLNESPLKDHPLNPMHDSNLVRVLARQSRTKVGLVDLATLTRGIGAVRAKLADLTARGIGAAIVDAVFDRDLETIGQVALDHRVSVGASGIGLGLARALVAAGIVKPDASSAMPDAAVGGPAACLAGSCSQATLQQIANAEKVMPVLHLDPERVVTGKDEAQRALAWAKDRIGDGPILIASSVTPDEVAALQSRHGRDAAGHAIEQAMADIAEGLVRAGVRRLVVAGGETSGAVVDRLRIPGFLVGAEIAAGVPVLRAVGISSGDMLLALKSGNFGGPEFFSDALALMR
- the otnI gene encoding 2-oxo-tetronate isomerase, encoding MPRFAANLSMMFNEVPFLDRFEAAAKAGFTAVEFLFPYDHPADEVGKRLKAAGLTQALFNLPPGDWNAGEKGFAALPDRFADLQRSLETALPYAQATGVKWLHLMAGIADRGDRHAVEAFYKSVAYAAEFFAPHGRDVVIEPINPRNVPGYFLNNFNFAHDLINELKLPNLKLQFDIYHCQIIHGDVTMRLREMMPVIGHIQIASIPSRNEPDGEELNYPFLFGELDRLGYDGFVGCEYNPRGKTTDGLAWFKPYAGVKP
- a CDS encoding aldolase — translated: MSETKLREDICRFGRSLFERGLTPGSSGNISVRLDDGGWLVTPTNASLGFLDPAKMSRLAADGRLVSGDAPTKEVPLHTALYQTRTAARAVVHLHSTHSVALSMLPEIDPRAALPPMTAYYVMKCGQTALVPYYRPGDPAVADAIKGLAGEYSSVLLANHGPVVSGDTLEAAVFATEELEETAKLYLLLRGLNPRYLSPEQVADLIKTFGLALPEHSH
- a CDS encoding methyl-accepting chemotaxis protein, which encodes MFAKLSIRAKIISVVAFLLVAMAGMGLLAVKDMQAINANTVDITTNWLPSVRVLGELRAGVITYRNVTREHMLAETLEEKLAAEKTLAGVVEANSKVRATYEPMIASAEERALYKQWSETWDRYQKGTEDVLALSRKEAGKLPQEAHQLNTKVVNNIGLEADEILRKDIALNNAGADKAAQDAADNYNSAFIVLAVILGVAVLIGVGVSFYLVRDVSAGIASIVAPMQALGRGDLTVVVPHQGEKTEIGTMADTLQVFKEVLIAKKAADETAAADAEAKIERGRRVDAITRNFEQMIGEIVQTVSSASTQLEASAGTLSATATRSQELTTTVAAASEEASANVQSVASATEELSSSVTEISRQVQESARMANDAVGQARTTNDRVSELSKAAARIGDVVELINTIAGQTNLLALNATIEAARAGEAGRGFAVVASEVKALAEQTAKATGEISQQISGIQAATQESVGAIKEISSTIERLSEISSTIAAAVEEQGAATQEISRNVQEAAQGTQQVSANITDVQHGATETGSASSQVLSAAQTLSGDSNRLKLEVGRFLNAVRAA